The Planctomycetaceae bacterium genome has a segment encoding these proteins:
- a CDS encoding VOC family protein, producing the protein MAASISRSVFRSSFREGTNSVNTPVSPIPSGYHSVTPYLLIKGASEAIEFYQRAFGAEEVLRLQDPEGRISHGEIRIGNSHVMLADEHPEMDFLGPQTRGGTTVSLLIYVPNVDEVFAAAIEAGGTELRPLCDQFYGDRSGTLTDPWGHVWTVATHVEDLSPEEITQRFQDFFGD; encoded by the coding sequence ATGGCTGCATCAATTTCCCGCAGCGTCTTCCGTAGTTCTTTTCGCGAAGGAACCAACTCCGTGAACACCCCGGTTTCTCCGATTCCCAGCGGCTATCATTCGGTCACCCCGTACCTGCTGATTAAAGGTGCGTCAGAGGCGATTGAGTTTTATCAGCGAGCCTTTGGTGCTGAAGAGGTTCTGAGATTGCAGGATCCGGAAGGCCGAATCAGCCACGGCGAAATCCGAATTGGCAATTCCCACGTGATGCTGGCGGATGAACATCCCGAAATGGATTTTCTGGGGCCTCAAACACGCGGGGGGACCACCGTCAGTCTGTTAATTTACGTTCCGAATGTCGACGAAGTGTTTGCGGCGGCCATTGAAGCCGGCGGCACCGAACTTCGGCCCTTGTGCGATCAGTTCTACGGAGATCGCTCAGGCACACTGACCGATCCGTGGGGCCATGTATGGACCGTGGCGACGCACGTGGAAGATCTGTCACCCGAGGAAATCACTCAACGCTTTCAGGATTTCTTCGGCGATTGA